The Candidatus Obscuribacterales bacterium genome includes the window CCCGCCAAAGCTAGCGGCACCGCTAGCATAATTACCAGCGGATCAATCAGGGAGTTATACTGCACCGCCATGACCACAAACACCATGAACGCTGCCAAACCGCCCAGCAGTTTTAACGAGTCTTGCAGCTCTTGAGCAGTTTCTGCACTGGCACTAGGTAGGCGCGTGACACCATCCGGTAGATCCAGGTCGGCCAGAATACTATCAACTTCGGCCAAGGCATCACTCAAGTTCGCCTCACTCGCCAGGCTACCGGCAATCAGAAACACTTGGCGTTGATTGATCCGCTGAATTTCTCCAGGAGCCTCAGCGGTTTCAATAGTCGCTATATCACCGAGGCGGACCTGCTGACGTTGGCGGGCAAAGAGGGGTATATCCCGCAGTTGCTCCGGTCGCTGCACGGTTCCTGGCTCAAGCTGCACCCTAATATCCACAAGGCGATCGCCCCGCTGCAGTTGGGTGGGTACTGATCCATTCAGAGAGGTTTGAATCACATCTCCCACGTCTTGGGTACTCAGCCCTAAATCAGCAGCCCGTTCCCAATCTGGGCGAATTTGGATTTCGGGCTGAGGATCTTCCCCATCAGGACGATAGCGAGCTAAGCTCGCATTGGCATTCAGTGCCCCCAAAACTTGACGTCCTGCCTGCTCCAACGCTTGGCGATCACTACCCTGCAGACCCACATCCAGATCCGAGCGCACGGGAGAGTTGTTGAGCACCAGACCCCGCACAGAGCCTGCCGACACCCGAATACTCGTTTCAATCAAGCTGAGTTGGGAAAATTCCCGTTCCATACGCTCTACAAAGGTCAACACATCACTACCTGGCTTCAGGGAAACGGTGCTCGACCCTCTTAGAGCATTTTCACTCGTTGAACTACCAAATAAGAAACCACCAGCTGTTGTGAAGCTATAGTCTGTTTCCGGCTGCTCCAGCAGTAGATCATCAACGATCGCCATCACCCGTCGATTCGCTTCTAGGGTCGTCCCGGGCGGAAACTGCACCCGCACTTGAGCTAGCCCTGTATTAATCCGAGGCAAAATTTCTTGGGGAATGCGGCTGACCATCATCAGGCTACTGCCCACCAAAACCACCACCGCAACGGTTAACACTGGAATGCGATGCTGCAACACCCAGGTCAGGAGTTGAGTATAGCGCTGGGTCAAACCTTCAATGCGTTGACCAAAGGCTACAATCGGGCCCAAGTTCCTGACGCCGCTGGTGGTCGGCACGGTTAAGAGTCGCGACGCCAAGGTTGGCACCACCGTTAACGCCACGAGCAACGATGCGGCGACCGCAAAGCTGATGGTTAAAATCAGCTCATTAAACAGCAGGGAGATGAAACCGCCAATCAACAAAAAGGGCAGCACCGATACCAGGTTGGTGGTTGTGGAAGCCAACAGCGCCGACTCTAGAGCCTGGCTGCTCTCTTGAGCTTGAGCAATGACCCGTCGCTGAGCATCACGGCGCGATCGCCGACTGTTGCGCACCATAGCCACGGCTGGCTTAGCATCTTTAGAAATGTTTTCCAGCATGACGATGGCATTGTCTACCACAATACCTACGCCTAACGCCAAGCCACCCAGACTAAAGACATTCAGCGATAAGCCAAACAGCCCCATCATCATGATGGACGCAAGGGTGGCAAGGGGAATAGCTAGGACAATGATGAAGGTTTGCCGCAGGGATCCTAGAAACAACAGCACCGCCACAGCAGCAAGGGTAGCTCCCGTCAGGCCAGCGATCGCTACATTCTGAATCGAGTTATTAATAAAGCGCGATTCATCCAGGGTGGCCGTCAGCAGCATATTTTCAGGAATCAAACCGGTTTCCCGCAGGCTCTCCAACCGGGCCTTCACCGCATCCACAACCTCCACCGTATTAGCGTCGGATTGCTTTTGAATGCTAATCTTCACCGCCGGCTGTCCATTCAGTAAGACAAAAATCCGCTGTTCTTCTGTGCCATCCTGCACCGTAGCCACATCCCGCAGATAGACCTGCTGGGGCGGATCGCTATCCTCTACCTCAATAGCTAGATTACGCACCTCCTCCGCACTCTGGAACTGGCCCACCAAGCGCGTTAGGGTTTCTTCCTCACCGCCCCGCAGACGTCCGCCCGAGATATCTTGGTTGCGATCGCGTAGGGCGTTGAGCACATCACTCACATTCACCCCGACCGCCTGCAGGCGCTGCAGGTCAACATTCACCTGCACTTCTTCCGACAGACCACCGGATATATCGACGCTGGCCACCCCTGGCACCTGCACCAGATCCCGCGCCAGTTCTTCATCGGCAAAAATCCGCAGTTCGGCATCGTCGAAGGAGGGAGAGGTCAACGCCAGTTCATACACCGGCAGTTGGGAGGGATCAAACTTAAACAGCCGAGGCGTGCCAATGGTATCGGGCAAGCGATCGCGGGCCCGGTTGAGGGTTGCTGTGGCATCATTGAGGGCTTGATCAACATCACCACCCGGCTCAAAAAATAGATCAAGACTAATCTGTCCCTCCCGTGTCTGGGAGAAGACCTGCACCACGCCTTCTGTAGCAGACAGCGCTTCTTCTAAGGGACGAGTGACTTCATCAACCGCCACCTCTGGAGCTAGACCCGGCGCATCAATCCGTAAACCAATTCGTGGATAGGTAATCGACGGCAGCAGATCCACCGGCAATTGGGTAATCACGAAAAAACCCAAAATAATTGTAGCCACCGTCAACACTAAGGTACCAATATGCTGTCGGATGGCAAGGCTGCTCAAACCGGTTTGTTTGGGAGATTGAGACATGATGACTTGCGTGAGGAGTGGTCAAGAATGCGCCTAAGGTAAGGATAAGATGCTCCCTAAACTCTGGCAACAGATGAATGAGACCGTTAAACTGCCCTAGGAGTCTGATAATAAACTTCGCTGCACCGATTCTCCTGCCTGCAGCGGCCGACTACTACGGATCACGTAGGCTTCCCCTGGGGTTAATCCCTCTAGGATTTCCACTCGACCATTCCGGCGATCGCCCACCTGTACTGTACGGGGCTGCACCGTTGCCATCTCCCCCTCGTCGGTGACAATAAACACCACCGAACCATCGTCACCCTCACTGACCTCTAGGGCCGTTTCCGGCACCGTCACGGCCTGGGGCGTAACAGCATCAAACCGGACACGGGCAATTAGGCCGCTGCTAATTTGACCATCGGTATTGGGGATGGCGATATACACCGGAATCAATCGCGATGAGGCATCGGCGACGGGAGAAATACGGGTGATTTGTCCCGTTAACGACGACCCGGCAAAGGCATCGAGTTCAACCCGCACAGATTGCCCAACCCGCACCTGGCTGCGATCGCGATCAGATACCTGAGCCACCACCTGCATATCTTGAAAGTCACCCAGTTTCAGCAGCTCTTGTCCAGATTGGATGAAGTCTCCTGGATCAGCCAAGCGATCGAGCACCACACCGTTGATGGGAGCCACAATCGTGGAATAAGACAACCGCTCCTGGGCCTGCCGCACCAATTCTGCTTGGACAGCAACCCGCTGCTGAGCCGAGGCGATCGCCTGTTCTCGAGTGCGCACTTGCTCTTGGGCTGACCGCAATTCCTGTTGAGTAGTGCGCAGGGTGGTCAAGGCAA containing:
- a CDS encoding efflux RND transporter periplasmic adaptor subunit — translated: EVAQAETQVADALARVEQVNASLEQAQLDADRFQGLAEEGAIAAQQAEIALTTLRTTQQELRSAQEQVRTREQAIASAQQRVAVQAELVRQAQERLSYSTIVAPINGVVLDRLADPGDFIQSGQELLKLGDFQDMQVVAQVSDRDRSQVRVGQSVRVELDAFAGSSLTGQITRISPVADASSRLIPVYIAIPNTDGQISSGLIARVRFDAVTPQAVTVPETALEVSEGDDGSVVFIVTDEGEMATVQPRTVQVGDRRNGRVEILEGLTPGEAYVIRSSRPLQAGESVQRSLLSDS
- a CDS encoding efflux RND transporter permease subunit — protein: MSQSPKQTGLSSLAIRQHIGTLVLTVATIILGFFVITQLPVDLLPSITYPRIGLRIDAPGLAPEVAVDEVTRPLEEALSATEGVVQVFSQTREGQISLDLFFEPGGDVDQALNDATATLNRARDRLPDTIGTPRLFKFDPSQLPVYELALTSPSFDDAELRIFADEELARDLVQVPGVASVDISGGLSEEVQVNVDLQRLQAVGVNVSDVLNALRDRNQDISGGRLRGGEEETLTRLVGQFQSAEEVRNLAIEVEDSDPPQQVYLRDVATVQDGTEEQRIFVLLNGQPAVKISIQKQSDANTVEVVDAVKARLESLRETGLIPENMLLTATLDESRFINNSIQNVAIAGLTGATLAAVAVLLFLGSLRQTFIIVLAIPLATLASIMMMGLFGLSLNVFSLGGLALGVGIVVDNAIVMLENISKDAKPAVAMVRNSRRSRRDAQRRVIAQAQESSQALESALLASTTTNLVSVLPFLLIGGFISLLFNELILTISFAVAASLLVALTVVPTLASRLLTVPTTSGVRNLGPIVAFGQRIEGLTQRYTQLLTWVLQHRIPVLTVAVVVLVGSSLMMVSRIPQEILPRINTGLAQVRVQFPPGTTLEANRRVMAIVDDLLLEQPETDYSFTTAGGFLFGSSTSENALRGSSTVSLKPGSDVLTFVERMEREFSQLSLIETSIRVSAGSVRGLVLNNSPVRSDLDVGLQGSDRQALEQAGRQVLGALNANASLARYRPDGEDPQPEIQIRPDWERAADLGLSTQDVGDVIQTSLNGSVPTQLQRGDRLVDIRVQLEPGTVQRPEQLRDIPLFARQRQQVRLGDIATIETAEAPGEIQRINQRQVFLIAGSLASEANLSDALAEVDSILADLDLPDGVTRLPSASAETAQELQDSLKLLGGLAAFMVFVVMAVQYNSLIDPLVIMLAVPLALAGGILGLFVTQTAIGATVIVGAVLLVGIVVNNAIILVELANQIRDRDRISHRAAILKAAPQRLRPILMTTITTVLGLFPLALGIGEGSEFLQPLGIVVFSGLSLSTLLTLFIIPCFYTLLHDPRWSRKTRGKLTPALGPEQSREPSTR